In Zobellia roscoffensis, the following are encoded in one genomic region:
- a CDS encoding LysM peptidoglycan-binding domain-containing protein, whose protein sequence is MNQFFKVSLTFILFVLVACKVSAQKFTTHAVKKGETLESIAKQYRVDAQTILKLNKEVRRGDDLRVNTILVIPKDSKAKAVASESTRNVESTTVAAAVKNGVDEEQEEPIGFTSYRVKKKETLYSIAKRFHITEEAIKKYNPDLYSSQLKKKMTLKIPKYRRVKPEEEIVIDENDFETYQVAPKETRWSIAYKYGITVDSMVVLNPELSGSNDYLAVGQELRLPKIAGSTVENQETQLYTSYTVPPKMNFFQLEQKFGVKSDEIVRLNPEITERGGLKEGMVIRIPQAKADSGEINTENFNFYEVKPKQTEFSLTRKFGITYKELLTLNPDLAQGLKAGMILKLPKEQEGNFEVRNSLVLDKINLLDSINVGNRPKLMFLLPFRLDKLDLSDKERVATIIDKRNSLKYSLGLYSGALVAIDSIADLGVSVDVKTFDNQLNLARTKEILQQENLLSYSAIVGPLDMPSLKETAVRASGKNVPLVAPIPAKSDLSLSNVFFSYTSDEVLRDRMIGYVQGKMVDQHVIIIADDKNKAVQAQLMAGFPESDTLQVAQEEKNIGIDIKKLTELLSEEGDNWVFVETDNFKLVSSVTSILNSMNTEDIKVRMFTTNKNSAFDNEVISNAHLSNLHFTYPSVYKMGSNDSFTKRYEKRFGSTPDRYAVRGFDITYDLLLKLAYKNNLIEASKIIGETEYSGNKFDYEKVGASGYFNQSSYILKFEDLRIKQAE, encoded by the coding sequence GAAGTAAGAAGAGGTGATGACTTGAGAGTGAATACTATATTGGTTATACCAAAAGATAGTAAAGCTAAAGCAGTTGCGTCAGAATCGACTAGAAATGTAGAAAGTACTACAGTGGCTGCCGCTGTTAAAAATGGGGTTGATGAAGAGCAGGAAGAGCCTATTGGCTTTACATCATATCGTGTTAAAAAGAAGGAGACTTTATATAGTATAGCAAAGCGATTTCACATTACGGAGGAGGCTATTAAAAAGTACAATCCAGATTTGTACTCTTCACAGTTGAAGAAAAAGATGACTTTGAAGATTCCAAAATACCGTAGAGTAAAACCGGAAGAGGAAATAGTTATTGATGAAAACGATTTTGAAACTTATCAAGTAGCTCCCAAAGAAACTAGATGGAGTATTGCTTATAAATATGGCATTACTGTAGATAGTATGGTTGTTTTAAATCCTGAACTTTCTGGGTCAAATGATTATTTGGCAGTAGGGCAAGAATTGAGGTTGCCAAAAATAGCAGGGAGTACGGTTGAAAATCAAGAAACACAGTTGTACACGTCATATACGGTTCCTCCAAAAATGAATTTCTTTCAATTGGAACAGAAATTTGGTGTGAAGTCAGATGAAATTGTTCGTTTGAATCCGGAGATTACAGAAAGAGGCGGACTTAAAGAAGGTATGGTAATACGCATTCCTCAAGCTAAGGCTGATAGTGGTGAAATTAATACGGAGAATTTTAATTTCTATGAGGTAAAACCAAAACAGACAGAATTCTCTCTTACCCGTAAGTTTGGAATTACTTATAAAGAGCTATTAACATTAAATCCTGATTTGGCTCAAGGGTTAAAAGCGGGTATGATTTTAAAATTACCAAAAGAACAAGAGGGTAATTTTGAAGTTCGCAATTCATTGGTTTTGGATAAAATCAACCTTTTAGATAGTATCAATGTAGGGAACAGACCAAAATTGATGTTTCTTTTGCCTTTCAGGTTAGATAAGTTAGATTTAAGTGATAAGGAGCGTGTTGCCACTATTATTGATAAAAGAAACAGCTTAAAATATAGTTTAGGACTTTATTCAGGAGCTTTAGTAGCTATAGATTCTATTGCGGACCTTGGTGTATCTGTAGATGTTAAGACTTTTGATAACCAATTGAATCTTGCCAGAACAAAAGAGATTTTACAGCAAGAAAACCTTTTAAGTTATAGTGCTATTGTGGGCCCATTAGATATGCCGTCCTTGAAAGAAACGGCAGTAAGGGCTAGTGGTAAGAATGTACCTTTGGTGGCGCCTATTCCAGCTAAGAGCGATTTAAGCCTATCTAATGTATTCTTTTCCTATACTTCGGATGAGGTACTTCGTGATCGGATGATTGGCTATGTACAGGGTAAAATGGTAGACCAGCATGTTATCATCATTGCAGATGATAAGAATAAAGCGGTTCAGGCGCAGTTAATGGCTGGTTTTCCAGAATCTGATACTTTGCAGGTAGCTCAGGAGGAGAAAAATATTGGAATTGATATTAAGAAGTTAACCGAGCTTCTCTCGGAAGAGGGAGATAATTGGGTGTTTGTAGAGACAGATAATTTTAAATTGGTGTCTAGTGTAACTTCTATTTTGAATTCAATGAATACCGAAGACATAAAAGTACGCATGTTTACGACTAACAAGAATAGTGCTTTTGATAATGAAGTGATTAGTAATGCTCATTTGTCTAACCTTCATTTTACATATCCATCAGTGTATAAAATGGGGTCTAATGATTCATTTACTAAGCGCTATGAAAAACGTTTTGGAAGCACGCCAGATAGGTACGCTGTTCGTGGTTTTGATATAACCTATGACCTCTTGTTGAAGTTGGCTTATAAGAATAATCTAATAGAGGCTTCTAAGATAATTGGTGAGACGGAATACTCAGGTAACAAGTTTGATTATGAAAAGGTGGGTGCTTCAGGGTATTTCAATCAGTCGTCATACATTCTTAAGTTTGAAGACCTTCGTATAAAGCAGGCTGAGTAA
- a CDS encoding OsmC family protein: protein MTSKVTYNGDLRTTCEHMRSGDTFITDAPVDNNGLGQAFSPTDTVATGLGSCMITMMGIKAKGLDVNLKGSTVEIKKHMAAGPRRISKIEAKLVLPSNISDKNRKILEHTAMTCPVHYSLHPDIEKVITFNWEL, encoded by the coding sequence ATGACATCAAAAGTAACCTACAACGGAGATTTACGAACCACTTGCGAGCATATGCGCTCTGGTGATACTTTTATTACGGATGCACCTGTAGATAATAATGGTCTTGGGCAAGCTTTTTCTCCAACGGATACCGTAGCTACCGGATTAGGGAGTTGCATGATTACCATGATGGGAATCAAAGCAAAAGGACTTGATGTGAATTTAAAAGGTTCTACTGTAGAAATCAAGAAACATATGGCGGCTGGACCTAGACGAATCTCTAAAATTGAAGCGAAGCTAGTTTTACCATCTAACATTTCTGATAAGAACAGAAAAATTTTAGAGCATACGGCTATGACTTGCCCTGTGCATTATAGTTTGCATCCAGATATAGAAAAGGTAATTACGTTTAATTGGGAGCTTTAA
- a CDS encoding DUF922 domain-containing protein, whose translation MGALKYGLWALCLCVCSVVSSQEEEVILWNADRKLQWSDFKGSYFKTEWAAATTASGISYSFTSFKKEGQLYLDFVVQSEFYPNKSWYRPELCNSVILSHEQLHFDISELYARKMRERLAKAQFTMNAKAEVRAIYKTVLKELSDFQNKYDRETNFSRDLHKQLLWNKQIEAALKEEKPSQD comes from the coding sequence TTGGGAGCTTTAAAATACGGTCTTTGGGCGTTATGTCTGTGTGTTTGTAGTGTGGTTTCTTCTCAAGAGGAAGAAGTGATACTTTGGAATGCGGATAGAAAACTACAATGGTCAGATTTTAAAGGAAGCTATTTTAAGACGGAATGGGCCGCGGCAACTACCGCCAGTGGTATAAGTTATTCTTTTACGTCTTTTAAAAAGGAAGGTCAATTGTATTTGGATTTTGTGGTGCAGAGCGAGTTTTATCCGAACAAATCATGGTATAGACCAGAGTTGTGCAATTCGGTTATTCTAAGCCACGAACAATTACACTTTGATATATCTGAGCTCTATGCCCGGAAAATGCGAGAACGATTAGCTAAAGCTCAATTTACAATGAATGCAAAAGCGGAGGTCAGAGCTATTTACAAGACAGTTTTGAAAGAGCTGAGTGATTTTCAAAATAAATACGATAGGGAAACAAACTTTTCTAGGGATTTACACAAGCAATTGCTTTGGAACAAACAAATTGAAGCAGCTCTTAAAGAAGAAAAGCCTTCTCAAGATTAA
- a CDS encoding tetratricopeptide repeat-containing sensor histidine kinase: MPSNRIKVLSLLLLLSVFGLRAQHAKIDSLNSLLEKTPKQDSVRLNILNELIYTYYSIDPKKGIELSKDAVNLGLKLKIEKSVATSYAYQGHNYSALGEDSLALDSYDKAMRIRQENNDRIGAARLIYNKGLVYFNESDYARANDNNRKAYEVFEQAKDSFLMAKMLNSIGINYMYLSQYPEAIKSYLDAKRIYEDLDLTGDKQYASILSNIGLLYARLGKFVESENYQKQALGFFQQNDFQEGVANALTNLGRVYNETGKSDKAIESYRQAYDIMERNSNERGMASALTNTGIAYTEMGQYEEAIPYFKQTQEIYEKLKNANNLAIVHQHLADCYALGKQKKLKLAEENYQTSYQYAKEAGSINLQFNALDQLAVLQNKMGNYKSAYKNKTDAVVLRDSFASAEKKEEIALLEAEYEYEKEKSELQSAYERKQEASKAEVERQNLMITALLAGGLLIVAFLVVAFQLYKKREKVISEKKISEFKTRVAETELKALRSQMNPHFIFNAMNSISDYMAKNDLETANIFLVKFSKLIRAILESSEKKWIPLEEDLELTGLYMQIEALRLKDKFVHSFNIDENIDIENTMVPPLILQPFIENSIWHGISPKETLGHIDVSVKIENQFLVCTVDDDGVGRKGNGAAQKGKTSMGLKITKNRLDIINQLKKENGSIQMFDREEGLRVELKLPLELQF, encoded by the coding sequence ATGCCTTCTAACAGAATAAAAGTACTTTCCCTATTGCTCTTATTGTCTGTATTTGGTTTAAGAGCCCAGCATGCTAAAATAGATAGTTTAAATTCTCTCCTAGAAAAAACTCCAAAACAAGATTCCGTTAGGCTAAACATTTTAAATGAATTGATTTATACCTATTATTCTATTGACCCTAAAAAGGGAATAGAACTGTCTAAAGATGCGGTAAACCTTGGTTTGAAGCTTAAAATTGAGAAAAGTGTTGCTACTAGTTATGCGTATCAAGGTCATAACTATAGTGCATTAGGAGAAGATTCCTTGGCTTTGGATTCGTATGATAAGGCAATGAGGATACGGCAGGAGAATAATGATCGGATAGGTGCTGCCAGACTAATTTATAACAAGGGGTTGGTTTATTTTAATGAATCTGACTATGCCCGCGCTAACGATAATAATCGCAAAGCATACGAGGTCTTTGAGCAAGCTAAGGATAGTTTTCTAATGGCTAAAATGTTGAATAGTATTGGTATCAACTATATGTATCTTTCTCAGTATCCTGAAGCCATTAAGAGCTATCTTGATGCTAAGCGAATTTATGAGGATCTAGACTTAACAGGTGATAAGCAGTATGCATCCATCCTTAGTAATATAGGGTTGTTGTATGCCAGATTAGGGAAGTTTGTTGAGTCGGAAAACTATCAGAAGCAAGCCCTTGGTTTTTTTCAACAGAATGATTTCCAGGAAGGAGTGGCGAATGCTCTTACCAATCTGGGTAGAGTTTATAATGAAACGGGAAAATCCGATAAAGCTATTGAGAGTTATAGGCAGGCTTATGACATAATGGAGCGGAATAGCAATGAAAGGGGAATGGCCAGTGCCTTGACCAACACGGGGATTGCTTATACGGAAATGGGGCAATATGAGGAGGCTATACCTTATTTTAAGCAGACCCAAGAGATTTATGAGAAGCTAAAAAATGCCAATAACTTAGCTATTGTACATCAGCATTTAGCAGATTGTTACGCCTTAGGAAAGCAGAAAAAGTTAAAGCTAGCTGAAGAAAATTATCAAACTTCTTATCAATATGCTAAAGAGGCAGGAAGTATAAATCTACAGTTCAATGCTCTTGATCAGTTGGCTGTCTTGCAGAATAAAATGGGCAATTATAAGAGCGCCTATAAGAATAAAACAGACGCTGTGGTGTTGCGTGATAGTTTTGCTTCCGCGGAAAAGAAGGAGGAGATAGCATTATTAGAGGCCGAATACGAATACGAAAAGGAAAAATCTGAACTTCAATCTGCTTATGAAAGAAAGCAGGAGGCTTCAAAAGCAGAGGTGGAGCGTCAGAACCTAATGATTACGGCTCTTTTGGCGGGAGGGTTGTTAATTGTAGCTTTTTTGGTCGTTGCTTTTCAACTGTATAAGAAACGGGAAAAAGTAATATCCGAAAAGAAAATTTCTGAGTTTAAGACCAGGGTTGCAGAAACGGAATTGAAGGCACTACGCTCGCAGATGAACCCACATTTTATATTCAACGCCATGAACTCCATTAGTGATTATATGGCGAAGAATGATTTGGAGACTGCGAACATTTTTCTAGTGAAATTTTCTAAGTTGATTAGAGCTATTTTAGAAAGTTCGGAGAAAAAATGGATTCCGTTGGAAGAAGATCTTGAGCTTACGGGGCTATATATGCAAATTGAAGCGTTACGATTAAAAGATAAATTTGTGCATTCTTTTAATATTGATGAAAACATTGATATAGAAAACACCATGGTGCCCCCCTTAATTTTGCAGCCATTTATAGAAAATAGTATTTGGCATGGTATATCGCCAAAAGAAACCCTTGGGCATATAGATGTTTCGGTAAAAATTGAAAATCAGTTTTTGGTCTGTACTGTAGATGATGATGGGGTAGGGCGAAAAGGAAATGGTGCTGCTCAAAAGGGGAAAACTTCAATGGGACTAAAAATAACCAAGAACAGGCTTGATATTATTAATCAGTTGAAAAAGGAAAACGGAAGCATTCAAATGTTCGATAGGGAAGAAGGACTACGTGTTGAGCTGAAATTACCTTTAGAACTTCAATTTTAA
- a CDS encoding LytR/AlgR family response regulator transcription factor, producing the protein MLKAIIVDDEKHCQDRLLLLLKAFDTVQVLNVASSYEEGLAAIKKYSPQVVFLDVQLHDRTGFELLHAVPDINFEVIFTTGYDNYALEAFKFSALDYLLKPIAEEDVYTALEKLTKKISLQEISKKMEVLFHNLEGQKASDFQKIAVPTVDGLSMIAINDIVRCQSDVNYTHLYLKSDSKLTVAKTLKYFESLLEKHHFYRAHQSHLINLTCVDKYVKGKGGYALMNDGSHIEIAVRRKEDFLKKLMG; encoded by the coding sequence ATGTTAAAAGCAATCATTGTAGACGACGAAAAACATTGCCAAGACAGATTACTTCTTTTGTTAAAAGCTTTTGATACCGTTCAGGTGCTTAATGTGGCCTCTTCTTATGAAGAAGGTCTAGCTGCTATAAAAAAGTATAGTCCTCAAGTGGTTTTTTTGGATGTGCAATTACATGATAGAACAGGGTTTGAATTGCTTCATGCGGTGCCTGATATTAATTTTGAGGTCATTTTTACGACGGGTTATGATAATTATGCGCTGGAAGCCTTTAAGTTTTCAGCTTTGGATTATTTGTTGAAGCCTATTGCGGAAGAAGATGTATATACAGCACTTGAAAAGTTAACAAAGAAAATTTCGTTACAGGAAATATCAAAAAAAATGGAAGTTCTATTCCATAACTTAGAAGGTCAAAAAGCGAGTGACTTCCAGAAAATTGCAGTTCCCACGGTTGATGGGCTTTCTATGATTGCAATAAATGATATTGTTAGGTGTCAATCAGATGTAAATTACACCCATTTATATTTAAAGAGCGATAGTAAACTTACGGTTGCAAAAACATTAAAATATTTTGAATCCCTTTTGGAAAAACACCATTTTTATAGAGCACATCAATCGCATTTAATAAACCTTACATGTGTAGATAAATATGTAAAAGGGAAAGGAGGGTACGCACTTATGAATGATGGTTCACATATAGAAATTGCCGTACGCAGAAAAGAAGACTTTTTGAAAAAACTAATGGGATAA
- a CDS encoding hydroxypyruvate isomerase family protein: MKRRKFIGTSAAASVGLVACKTTNAMAPSTTESVKLKENIHHSVCRWCYKDIPMEDFLKSLNELGIKAMDLTGPEDWPLMKKYGIHASMCWGAGFGIEKGFNDLSLHEELIADYSQHIPKVAEAGYTNLICFSGNRNGMDDAVGLKNCAEGLKKLMPIAEKHGVVLQMELLNSKVNHPDYMCDTSAWGVELCKAIGSENFKLLYDIYHMQIMEGDIIRNIQDYNQYFGHYHTGGNPGRNEINDTQELFYPAIMKAILATGFEGYVAQEFIPTWDDQIAALKEGVTICDI, encoded by the coding sequence ATGAAACGAAGAAAATTTATTGGTACATCTGCCGCCGCATCGGTTGGATTGGTGGCCTGCAAAACTACGAATGCCATGGCACCTTCTACTACAGAAAGCGTAAAATTAAAAGAAAATATTCACCATAGTGTTTGCCGCTGGTGTTATAAGGATATTCCTATGGAAGATTTCCTGAAAAGCCTAAACGAACTCGGTATTAAGGCAATGGACCTTACGGGCCCAGAAGATTGGCCTTTGATGAAAAAATATGGTATTCACGCCTCTATGTGCTGGGGCGCTGGTTTTGGTATTGAAAAAGGCTTCAACGACCTTTCCCTGCACGAAGAACTAATAGCAGATTATTCGCAACATATTCCTAAAGTTGCCGAAGCTGGCTACACCAACCTTATATGTTTTAGTGGAAACCGAAATGGTATGGATGACGCTGTAGGATTAAAAAACTGTGCAGAAGGACTTAAAAAACTAATGCCCATTGCAGAGAAGCATGGTGTGGTTCTTCAAATGGAACTGCTAAACTCCAAAGTAAACCACCCAGATTATATGTGCGATACTAGTGCATGGGGCGTTGAACTTTGCAAGGCCATAGGTTCTGAGAATTTTAAATTGTTATATGACATTTACCATATGCAAATTATGGAAGGTGACATTATCCGTAATATTCAAGATTACAACCAATATTTTGGGCACTACCATACCGGAGGAAATCCTGGGAGAAATGAAATAAACGATACGCAGGAACTTTTTTACCCTGCTATAATGAAAGCAATTCTAGCAACCGGTTTTGAGGGCTACGTTGCACAAGAGTTTATACCTACATGGGATGATCAAATTGCAGCTTTAAAAGAAGGCGTTACCATTTGCGATATATAA
- a CDS encoding DUF3820 family protein, producing MNIAPDKEKLIELAHYRMPFGKFKGRYLVNLPEAYLIWYQQKGFPDGKLGILLKSMLEIKINGLEPLIHKIQKDFPK from the coding sequence ATGAATATAGCTCCGGATAAAGAAAAATTGATAGAATTGGCACATTATAGGATGCCATTTGGGAAATTTAAAGGACGATACTTGGTAAACCTTCCGGAAGCGTATTTAATTTGGTATCAACAGAAAGGGTTTCCTGACGGAAAATTAGGAATTCTACTTAAATCCATGTTAGAAATTAAGATTAATGGACTAGAGCCGTTAATTCATAAGATTCAAAAAGATTTTCCCAAGTAA
- a CDS encoding CTP synthase → MSQTKYIFVTGGVTSSLGKGIIAASLAKLLQARGYKTTIQKLDPYINVDPGTLNPYEHGECYVTDDGAETDLDLGHYERFLNVRTSQANNVTTGRIYQSVIEKERRGEFLGKTVQVVPHITNEIKRRVQLLGNSGEYDIVITEIGGTVGDIESLPYIESVRQLLWELGDNNGIVIHLTLVPYLSAAGELKTKPTQHSVKTLMESGIKADVLVCRTEHEISDEIKEKLALFCNVKREAVIQSIDASTIYDVPLLMQEEGLDTVVLKKLALADTVKPDLDQWKDFLDQHKNPQNEINIGLIGKYVELQDSYKSILEAFIHAGAVNEVRVNIKSIHSEHLLGKSLEKKLSDLDGILVAPGFGERGIEGKIQAVQYARENNIPFLGICLGMQMAVIEYARNVLGLADANSTEMDEKTPYPVINLMEEQKTITNKGGTMRLGAWDCELIEGSLVKDVYKGANNISERHRHRYEFNSDFKNQLEEQGLKATGINKETGLVEIVEIPEHPWFIGVQYHPEYKSTVVSPHPLFIGFVKAALKHKKQ, encoded by the coding sequence ATGTCGCAGACAAAGTATATTTTCGTTACGGGAGGTGTTACTTCTTCTCTAGGGAAAGGTATTATAGCCGCATCGCTCGCCAAATTGCTACAGGCACGTGGCTATAAGACAACGATTCAAAAATTAGACCCGTATATCAACGTAGATCCAGGTACGTTAAACCCCTATGAACATGGCGAATGCTATGTAACCGATGATGGGGCCGAGACCGATTTGGACCTAGGGCATTATGAACGTTTCTTGAACGTACGTACCTCTCAGGCCAACAATGTAACTACTGGGCGTATTTACCAGAGTGTTATTGAAAAAGAACGCCGTGGAGAGTTTCTGGGGAAGACTGTGCAAGTTGTACCTCATATTACAAATGAAATTAAGCGTCGTGTTCAATTGTTGGGCAATAGTGGTGAATATGATATTGTAATTACCGAAATAGGGGGGACTGTAGGTGATATCGAGTCTTTACCTTATATAGAGTCTGTTAGGCAGTTGCTTTGGGAGCTTGGAGATAATAATGGTATCGTCATTCATTTAACATTGGTGCCCTATCTTTCTGCCGCAGGGGAATTGAAAACTAAACCAACACAACATTCCGTTAAAACGTTAATGGAAAGCGGTATCAAGGCAGATGTTTTGGTTTGTAGAACAGAGCATGAGATTTCCGATGAGATAAAAGAAAAATTAGCGCTTTTCTGTAATGTGAAGCGTGAGGCAGTTATACAATCTATTGATGCTTCTACCATTTATGACGTTCCGTTGTTAATGCAAGAAGAAGGTTTGGATACAGTGGTACTTAAAAAATTGGCTTTGGCCGATACTGTAAAACCTGATTTGGATCAATGGAAAGACTTTCTTGATCAACACAAGAATCCTCAGAATGAGATAAACATTGGCTTAATTGGTAAGTATGTTGAGCTTCAAGATTCTTATAAATCTATCTTGGAGGCTTTCATCCATGCAGGAGCGGTTAATGAAGTTCGTGTAAATATTAAGTCTATTCACTCAGAACATTTACTGGGCAAAAGTCTGGAGAAAAAACTTAGTGATTTAGACGGTATACTCGTTGCTCCTGGTTTTGGTGAAAGGGGTATTGAAGGAAAAATACAGGCCGTACAATACGCACGTGAAAACAATATTCCGTTCTTGGGTATTTGTTTGGGCATGCAAATGGCGGTAATTGAATATGCTCGGAACGTACTGGGGCTTGCTGACGCCAATTCAACCGAAATGGACGAAAAAACGCCATATCCTGTTATAAACCTTATGGAAGAGCAAAAAACTATCACTAATAAAGGAGGTACTATGCGCTTGGGCGCTTGGGACTGTGAGTTAATAGAAGGTAGTTTGGTGAAGGACGTTTATAAAGGAGCTAATAATATTTCTGAAAGACACCGTCACCGTTATGAGTTTAACAGTGACTTTAAAAACCAACTAGAAGAGCAAGGCTTAAAAGCAACGGGAATAAATAAGGAAACAGGTCTAGTAGAAATTGTAGAAATACCGGAGCATCCTTGGTTTATAGGAGTGCAATATCACCCGGAATACAAAAGTACGGTGGTTAGTCCGCATCCCTTATTTATAGGCTTTGTAAAGGCAGCATTAAAACATAAAAAGCAATAA
- the yidC gene encoding membrane protein insertase YidC: MEEKKVDINSIIGFVLIFGILIFMFYQNKPTPEELAAEKAQQEQVVKEENNEALPSENVAQSPEINLQDSMAVANYQGKIGAFGYTQPSDKITKLENKLLSLDISNKGGQIVEARMKQYHTYDSIPVYLIHDGNASFGLNFTTSDNRVLNTKDLYFEPSITESNGNTVLSMKAKAGPNNFLEYRYEMKEDNYLVDFTIRSQGLNGIIDGTRPVDLEWNLKGIRHNKSVEYENKYTELTYNHDEGKISYLSLTSDDEEAEEDVKWLSYRQHFFSSILAGKNNFKTADLTSKNLVEEESKDTKFTKLFGAKIPLELTGGELAQNMHWYYGPTDVKVLNQYKELGLDDSIPFGWGIFGWLNRYLFTPFYSFLSSFLPFGVAIVAMTVLVRLAMSPVTYKSYLSQAKMKVLKPEIAELGEKYKDNAMKKQQETMKLYGKAGVSPMSGCVPALLQMPIFYALFMFFPTSFALRQKSFLWADDLSSYDVVANLPFHIPFYGDHVSLFPILASIAIFFYMTMTTGQNMPQQPGMPNMKFIMYLMPLMMLFFFNNYASGLSLYYFVSNMITIGIMLVIKNFILDDKKIHAQIQENKKKPKKENKFQKKMREMMEQAEEQKKTGKK; encoded by the coding sequence ATGGAAGAAAAGAAAGTAGATATAAATTCTATAATCGGTTTTGTGCTGATTTTCGGAATATTGATATTTATGTTTTATCAGAATAAGCCTACTCCAGAGGAGCTAGCTGCTGAAAAGGCACAACAAGAACAGGTTGTAAAAGAGGAAAATAATGAAGCCTTGCCGTCTGAAAATGTAGCGCAGTCTCCAGAAATTAACCTTCAAGATTCTATGGCCGTTGCTAACTATCAAGGTAAAATAGGTGCTTTTGGATATACACAACCCTCTGACAAAATTACCAAATTAGAGAATAAACTTCTTTCTTTAGACATAAGTAATAAAGGTGGGCAAATTGTAGAGGCGCGTATGAAGCAATATCATACCTATGATTCTATACCTGTGTACCTGATACATGATGGTAATGCTTCTTTTGGTTTAAATTTTACTACTTCGGATAATAGAGTGTTGAATACCAAGGACCTTTATTTTGAGCCATCTATAACAGAAAGTAATGGTAATACAGTGCTTTCTATGAAAGCCAAAGCGGGCCCAAATAATTTTTTGGAGTACCGTTATGAGATGAAGGAAGATAATTATCTTGTAGATTTTACTATTCGTTCTCAAGGTCTTAATGGTATAATAGATGGTACTAGACCAGTAGATTTAGAATGGAACTTAAAAGGTATCCGACATAATAAAAGTGTAGAATACGAGAATAAATATACAGAGCTTACCTATAATCACGATGAAGGTAAGATAAGCTATCTATCACTTACTAGTGATGACGAAGAAGCAGAAGAAGATGTAAAGTGGTTGTCCTATAGACAGCATTTCTTTAGTTCTATTCTTGCTGGAAAAAACAACTTTAAAACAGCGGACCTTACTTCTAAGAATCTTGTTGAAGAAGAGAGTAAGGATACAAAATTCACCAAATTATTTGGAGCGAAAATACCTTTAGAATTAACAGGAGGAGAATTAGCACAGAACATGCATTGGTATTATGGGCCTACAGATGTAAAGGTGTTGAACCAGTACAAAGAGTTAGGTCTTGATGATTCAATTCCTTTTGGCTGGGGTATTTTTGGTTGGTTAAACCGTTATTTGTTTACACCTTTCTATTCCTTTTTGAGCTCTTTCTTGCCATTTGGTGTGGCTATTGTAGCAATGACGGTATTGGTTAGATTAGCAATGTCTCCTGTAACGTACAAGTCATATTTGTCTCAAGCAAAAATGAAGGTGTTAAAGCCCGAAATTGCAGAATTAGGAGAGAAGTATAAGGATAATGCTATGAAAAAACAGCAGGAAACCATGAAGCTTTATGGTAAAGCTGGTGTGAGCCCCATGAGTGGTTGTGTACCTGCTTTGTTGCAAATGCCTATTTTCTATGCCTTGTTTATGTTTTTTCCAACTTCTTTCGCTTTACGTCAGAAGTCATTTTTATGGGCAGATGATTTATCGTCATATGATGTGGTAGCGAACTTACCATTTCATATTCCGTTTTACGGAGATCATGTTAGTCTGTTTCCAATATTGGCATCTATTGCAATATTCTTTTATATGACCATGACTACTGGGCAAAATATGCCTCAGCAGCCAGGTATGCCTAACATGAAATTTATCATGTATTTAATGCCACTTATGATGTTGTTTTTCTTCAACAACTATGCAAGTGGATTGAGTTTGTACTATTTTGTATCGAATATGATTACCATTGGTATCATGTTGGTTATTAAGAATTTTATTCTTGATGATAAAAAGATTCATGCTCAGATACAAGAGAATAAGAAAAAACCCAAGAAGGAAAATAAATTCCAGAAGAAGATGCGCGAGATGATGGAGCAAGCTGAAGAGCAGAAGAAAACAGGAAAAAAATAA